One window of Equus caballus isolate H_3958 breed thoroughbred chromosome 3, TB-T2T, whole genome shotgun sequence genomic DNA carries:
- the LOC102147996 gene encoding spermatogenesis-associated protein 2-like protein: MSRPPSPGAGQAAPETLLGDLLSYYREGAGAGRLRVCRQAALTHRAQRLLDTVAPPQLYLPEDVGPDLGATHSQGTPSSAQHVCHKLVQALEFLELISVNLLLFPWRKEIRSLKTYTGNFAYWVRPVLSEHTLRTILGRLGYVATSEAEFSLVQATSEEDTKQTVFEIFLARVACEAVLGTSGGQVLGLGREKLARPHHRHSLDRRPGKAHTSLEGAKLGPDPSEGVGSERVLPEGPDDQSSLQVTLSLPEVLTTPYSPLTGPQVPLGPQCHASTRSDSEEFLTCYSDLVLHRTPLFPQDLPLSSPKGHQLQGPALTPGPPSGEAVICSGISGEQPLVLDAAPESRRVTIPSLLCPTPGPQLSGKSFEPEPEAQPELATRGTDTAPPNTTSEMDELCERLSYLLRPPTLAERPRGFPSPGGEENGQSEPLVEPEPASEGGSPENGVIWLWRSTQAPSHIREPPSAHYVPPEGLEMPVPTRGHHSSNS, from the exons ATGAGCCGGCCCCCTTCCCCGGGCGCAGGCCAGGCTGCTCCAGAGACCCTCCTGGGTGACCTCCTCAGCTACTACCgggagggggcaggggcgggCCGGCTCCGGGTCTGCAGGCAGGCAGCCCTCACCCACAGGGCGCAGCGGCTCTTGGACACGGTGGCCCCTCCTCAGCTCTATCTGCCTGAGGATGTGGGCCCTGATCTGGGGGCCACTCACTCCCAGGGGACGCCCAGCTCTGCCCAGCACGTCTGCCAcaaactggtgcaggcactaGAGTTCCTGGAGCTCATCTCTGTCAACCTACTTCTGTTTCCCTGGAGGAAGGAAATCAGGTCCCTGAAG ACATACACTGGGAACTTCGCCTACTGGGTGAGGCCTGTGCTTTCCGAGCACACCCTGCGCACCATTCTGGGCAGGCTGGGCTATGTGGCCACCTCCGAGGCTGAGTTTTCACTGGTCCAGGCCACCAGCGAGGAGGACACCAAGCAGACGGTTTTTGAGATCTTCCTGGCAAGAGTTGCGTGTGAGGCTGTTCTGGGAACCTCGGGCGGGCAGGTCCTCGGGCTGGGCAGAGAGAAACTGGCCAGGCCCCACCACAGGCACAGCTTGGACAGAAGGCCGGGGAAGGCTCATACCTCTCTCGAGGGGGCGAAGCTAGGCCCAGACCCCTCAGAAGGGGTGGGGTCTGAGAGGGTCCTGCCCGAGGGCCCTGATGACCAGAGCTCTCTGCAGGTGACCCTGAGCCTGCCTGAGGTCTTAACAACCCCCTACAGCCCCCTCACTGGCCCCCAGGTCCCTCTGGGCCCCCAGTGCCACGCCAGCACACGCTCGGACAGTGAGGAGTTCCTGACCTGCTACAGTGACCTCGTCCTGCACCGGACACCATTGTTCCCCCAGGACCTTCCCCTGAGCAGCCCAAAGGGACACCAACTGCAGGGCCCCGCTCTGACCCCCGGCCCACCTTCAGGTGAGGCAGTCATCTGCTCAGGTATCAGCGGTGAGCAGCCCCTGGTCCTTGACGCAGCTCCTGAGAGCAGAAGGGTCACCATCCCCAGCCTGCTCTGCCCAACACCAGGTCCCCAACTGTCAGGGAAGTCCTTCGAGCCCGAGCCAGAAGCACAGCCAGAGCTGGCCACCCGTGGCACCGACACTGcgcctccaaacaccacctctgaGATGGACGAGCTCTGTGAGCGCCTCTCCTACCTCCTCAGACCCCCAACTCTAGCAGAACGTCCCAGGGGCTTCCCCAGCCCTGGGGGTGAGGAGAATGGACAATCAGAGCCTCTCGTGGAGCCAGAGCCAGCCAGTGAGGGTGGCAGCCCGGAGAATGGGGTCATTTGGCTCTGGAGGTCTACTCAGGCCCCCTCTCACATACGAGAGCCCCCCAGCGCTCATTATGTCCCCCCAGAGGGGCTAGAGATGCCTGTTCCCACGCGAGGACACCACTCAAGCAACAGCTGA